Below is a window of Fusobacteriaceae bacterium DNA.
GCGGTACTGCCGAAAGAAGGTTTCGCGACCTCAAAATTCAATGCGATTCCCGCGATTCTTCTGGCCAGTAAAAGCGAATTTTCTCTCTTCGCCATCTCAGATCCCTATTTTGCTGATAATGTAAAAGAAAAAAAATTCCTGACGGATCCGACCGCCCGGAAGGAACTCGAATTCGCAATTAAACACGGAAGCCTTCTGTACGAATATTTCAACGCGGAAGAAGCCGTCAAGGCCGTCTTTAAAAAATACAAAGCCCCGCTCTATACGGTGGACATCCTCTGGGGAACGGATAAAAGCATTACGGGCGATGAATTCGCGACGCTGTACGGCGCGGCCCACGGCATATTCCGTCCCTTCCTTTCCGGCGAAAACATCGGACTGGCGCAGCAATTCCCGGCAATATTCCAGAACAAGGGCGCACAGGAGCTCACAAAGACATTCCAGGCTTATCTGAAAAATTTCCTCCATACGGGCGATCCCAACGGCAAAGGATTACCCCGCTGGAGCAAATGGCGGGATTCCAAAGAGGGACCGACACAACTTCTGCTGGACGCCGACAGGGAAAAAGCCATCGTGCGTCAGAGAGGCAAGCGGATCACCTATGCTGAAATCCTCAAAGGGATCCAGGCGGATAATTCCGTTTCCCCCGAAGCCAAAAAGAACATCGTGACCACTGTCCTCAACGGAAGATGGTTCAGCAAAGGACTTGATAAAAAATACAAAAATAAAAATCTATGGAAATAATTCTGATCAGGCATTCCCATAAATCCCGTACTTAGATCTCTTTTCCATACAAAGCTCCGACGGCCATGACGATCGCAAATACCAGAAGAAACCACAGGACCGCTTTCCCATGTGCAAAAATCGCGGCAATAATCATAAATACGCAGGCGGCAATGGCCAGCGAAGGCATGACGACGCGCTTGAATACAGGAAGATCCCGCTCCTTTTTGATGAAAAGGAAGAAGATCGGAAGGTACATGGCGTAGAGGGCCACAATGGGCAGTTCTGAGGAGTCAAACTTGAACGGGCCGAACCATCCGGACGTAAGATTGGCGCCATAAAAGAAAAACAGCCAGATTCCACAGAGCAGCAAAGCCCAGTTGCCAGAATTGAGCGGCATGTTGGTCACGGGATCAACCTGGGCGAAGACGTACGGCGCGGGTCCGTTTCCGCGAATGGCCAGCGCGTACTGGTTACGAACGCAACCCATCATCAGGCCGTTTAAAGTCCCGAGACAGGAAATGACCACAAGGACCATCAGAAGCACGCCGCCCCATTTGCCGAAAATGGTCATAAAGGCAATCCGCGCGCCCTGCTCGCCGCTTTCCATCAAAAGCGCGTTGGGCACGGCGCCGGCTAGGCCCACATAATACAAAATATAGACGGCCATGATGACAAGCGTCCCCACCGTCAGCGCCCGGGGCAGATTTTTCTTCGCGTCCCGCAGTTCCGCGTTAATCGTCGTCGCGATGATCCAACCTTCATAGGCAAAGGCGGTCGCAACGACGGCCGTAAAAAGCGGGCTTCCGTTCATCTCTTGAGCCGCTACGCTTGAAAAATTCCGGATGGTCATGCCGGAGCGAAGACCCGCGATTGTACCGATGACAGCCATCAGGACAAGAGGGATCAGCTTGATGGCCGTCGTTCCGATTTGGAATTTCCCCGCCAAAAGGGGCGTCA
It encodes the following:
- a CDS encoding APC family permease, whose protein sequence is MENITLKKKYGLMTAIAMVIGIVIGSGVFFKAEKVLTATGGDLPLGIGAWVIGGLIMIVCAYVFATMAAKYEKISGLVDYAEVVIGKKYAYYLGWFMAIIYTPTLTSVLAWVSARYTCVLLGWDITGGPCMTLACLYLIAIYVMNMLTPLLAGKFQIGTTAIKLIPLVLMAVIGTIAGLRSGMTIRNFSSVAAQEMNGSPLFTAVVATAFAYEGWIIATTINAELRDAKKNLPRALTVGTLVIMAVYILYYVGLAGAVPNALLMESGEQGARIAFMTIFGKWGGVLLMVLVVISCLGTLNGLMMGCVRNQYALAIRGNGPAPYVFAQVDPVTNMPLNSGNWALLLCGIWLFFFYGANLTSGWFGPFKFDSSELPIVALYAMYLPIFFLFIKKERDLPVFKRVVMPSLAIAACVFMIIAAIFAHGKAVLWFLLVFAIVMAVGALYGKEI